One part of the Deltaproteobacteria bacterium genome encodes these proteins:
- the gcvPB gene encoding aminomethyl-transferring glycine dehydrogenase subunit GcvPB, whose amino-acid sequence MSTPGTTGLVLEEGLSFAQSVKGRIGYSLPPSGVPENDPTAKLPKTLLRKTPATLPEISEVDTVRHFVRLSQQNYCKDVGLFPLGSCTMKYNPRITEEVSKIPGFANAHPLAMPEATQGSLQLIHELQQYLAEISGMDFVTCWPSAGSHGELTGMLMVRAYQTSKGNPRKKVIIPDSAHGTNPASAAICQYEVVTISSNKDGILTAEAVAGVMDEEVAALMVTNPNTLGIFEENIQEICDVVHKKGGLVYCDGANLNALLGIVKLGDAGVDLLHFNLHKTFSTPHGGGGPGAGPVGIKKKLEPFLPNPVIVKENSVYKLENRPQSIGRMKAYFGNFGMLVRAYTYIREFGPEGLRKISEMAVLNANYIRKALMGTYHLAYSRPSLHESVFSDKLQKDHGIKTLDIAKRLMDFGYHPPTIYFPLIVHGSLMIEPTESEPKDSLDQFIEAMKLIAKECEEKPDFVKAAPHTTFRGRLDEVKAAKELKLRWNP is encoded by the coding sequence GTTCCTGAAAACGACCCGACGGCAAAACTGCCAAAGACGCTGTTGCGAAAGACACCTGCAACACTCCCTGAAATTTCGGAAGTCGATACCGTTCGTCATTTTGTAAGATTGTCCCAGCAAAATTATTGCAAAGATGTGGGACTTTTTCCCCTTGGTTCCTGCACGATGAAATACAATCCCAGAATAACCGAAGAGGTTTCTAAAATTCCGGGTTTTGCCAACGCGCATCCTTTGGCCATGCCGGAAGCTACTCAGGGGAGTTTGCAATTGATTCATGAGTTGCAACAATATCTCGCAGAAATCAGCGGAATGGATTTTGTCACATGCTGGCCTTCCGCGGGTTCACACGGTGAACTGACGGGAATGCTCATGGTAAGGGCCTATCAAACCTCCAAAGGGAATCCGCGCAAAAAAGTGATCATCCCCGACAGTGCGCACGGCACCAACCCCGCTTCCGCCGCTATCTGCCAATATGAAGTCGTAACAATCTCTTCCAACAAAGATGGAATTTTAACAGCAGAGGCCGTGGCAGGCGTGATGGATGAAGAAGTCGCCGCTTTAATGGTCACCAATCCCAACACGCTTGGAATCTTCGAAGAAAATATTCAGGAAATTTGTGATGTCGTTCACAAAAAGGGAGGACTTGTTTATTGTGACGGCGCCAACCTCAACGCCCTGCTAGGCATTGTAAAACTTGGAGATGCCGGAGTTGACCTTCTCCACTTCAATCTTCACAAAACTTTTTCAACCCCGCACGGTGGCGGTGGTCCGGGTGCAGGCCCTGTTGGAATCAAGAAAAAATTGGAACCGTTTCTTCCGAATCCGGTCATTGTAAAAGAAAATAGCGTCTACAAACTGGAAAACCGTCCCCAATCAATCGGCAGGATGAAAGCCTATTTCGGAAATTTTGGAATGCTTGTCCGCGCTTATACCTACATTCGTGAATTTGGTCCCGAAGGTTTAAGAAAAATTTCGGAGATGGCTGTGCTCAATGCAAACTATATTCGTAAAGCTTTGATGGGGACGTATCATCTGGCCTATTCAAGACCCTCGCTTCACGAATCGGTTTTCTCGGATAAATTGCAAAAAGATCACGGTATCAAAACGCTGGATATCGCCAAACGCCTCATGGATTTCGGTTATCATCCGCCCACCATTTATTTTCCGCTGATTGTCCACGGGTCTTTGATGATTGAACCGACAGAGAGCGAACCAAAAGACAGTCTCGATCAATTCATTGAAGCCATGAAACTCATCGCGAAGGAATGCGAAGAAAAACCCGACTTCGTGAAAGCCGCTCCCCACACCACTTTCCGTGGTCGCTTGGATGAAGTGAAAGCCGCAAAAGAACTAAAACTCCGCTGGAATCCTTAA